In Helianthus annuus cultivar XRQ/B chromosome 9, HanXRQr2.0-SUNRISE, whole genome shotgun sequence, the following are encoded in one genomic region:
- the LOC110877927 gene encoding patatin-like protein 6 — protein MEFNQTETLNEPSIDTDKLSYEIFSILESKFLFGYDDPKLWKPKQVSPEVSVTVTPTPVTVTDDTAVQSMKNQRGKICVLSIDGGGMRSILAGKALAYLEKALKSKSGNPNATIADYFDVAAGTGVGGVFTAMLFGTGSDNRPLFKADDTWQFLAKQGMKLYRKKSGSGLVKRILGSNKSETGTSGFETAMKDAFVVNGTSLTLRNTLKPVLIPCYDLTSSAPFLFSRADALESSSFDFRLWEVCRATSATPGLFEPVSMKSVDGKTRCVAVDGGLAMSNPTAAAITHVLHNKQEFPFVRGVEDILVISLGTGQVLEGNYDYSRVSRWTAKEWARPMARISGDSSADMVDHAVAMAFGQGRSSNYVRIQANGSNMGRCGVNVDSDGSPANVKLLTGIADEMLKQKNVESVLFGGKRIAEQTNFEKLDWFAGELVLEHQRRSCRIAPTVAFKQQNPKP, from the exons ATGGAGTTTAATCAAACAGAAACGCTGAACGAACCGAGCATCGACACGGATAAGCTCAGCTACGAGATATTCTCAATTCTCGAGAGTAAGTTTTTATTCGGTTACGACGATCCTAAGCTCTGGAAACCTAAACAGGTTTCTCCAGAAGTTTCCGTCACCGTTACACCGACGCCGGTAACCGTAACGGATGACACCGCCGTTCAATCAATGAAGAATCAGAGAGGCAAAATCTGTGTGTTATCAATCGACGGAGGAGGAATGCGAAGCATACTCGCCGGAAAAGCGTTAGCGTATCTCGAAAAAGCGTTAAAGTCAAAATCCGGCAATCCAAACGCTACAATCGCCGATTATTTCGACGTGGCAGCCGGCACCGGCGTCGGGGGCGTGTTCACGGCGATGTTGTTCGGGACCGGTAGCGATAACCGTCCGCTATTCAAAGCGGATGACACGTGGCAGTTTTTAGCAAAGCAAGGTATGAAACTCTACCGTAAAAAATCCGGTTCCGGTTTGGTTAAACGGATCCTCGGATCCAATAAGTCCGAAACCGGAACTAGCGGTTTTGAAACGGCTATGAAAGATGCTTTCGTCGTCAACGGAACAAGTTTGACTTTGAGAAACACGTTGAAGCCGGTATTAATCCCGTGTTACGACCTCACCAGCTCGGCTCCGTTTTTATTCTCTCGAGCCGATGCTTTGGAGAGCAGCAGCTTTGACTTTCGGCTCTGGGAGGTATGCCGTGCCACGTCCGCAACACCCGGTCTGTTCGAACCGGTTTCAATGAAGTCGGTTGACGGAAAAACTCGGTGTGTGGCGGTTGACGGTGGTTTAGCGATGAGTAACCCTACGGCAGCTGCAATTACGCACGTGCTGCATAACAAACAAGAGTTTCCGTTTGTTAGAGGAGTGGaggatattttggtaatttcacttgGGACTGGTCAGGTTTTAGAAGGGAATTATGATTATAGCCGAGTGAGCCGGTGGACGGCTAAGGAGTGGGCTCGGCCCATGGCTAGGATTTCTGGTGATAGCTCGGCTGACATGGTGGACCATGCTGTGGCTATGGCGTTTGGTCAAGGACGGAGTAGTAATTATGTTCGTATTCAG gcTAACGGATCTAATATGGGTCGTTGCGGGGTCAACGTTGACTCTGACGGGAGCCCCGCAAACGTGAAGTTGCTCACGGGGATAGCTGATGAAATGTTGAAACAGAAAAACGTAGAGTCGGTGCTTTTTGGTGGTAAGAGGATTGCAGAGCAGACCAATTTCGAGAAACTTGATTGGTTTGCGGGAGAGCTTGTGTTGGAGCATCAGAGGAGGAGTTGCAGGATAGCTCCCACTGTTGCTTTTAAGCAacaaaaccctaaaccctaa